Proteins encoded by one window of Salvia splendens isolate huo1 chromosome 7, SspV2, whole genome shotgun sequence:
- the LOC121811502 gene encoding rop guanine nucleotide exchange factor 12-like: protein MVRALEEEKEHLRAKLGQFKGMFDGIRQTKSLVIETNGGPSSPSDRLSKSQASSPQTDPNDQQQEQPVPPSSDSERAEPSRPPPSDPPAPQPRGPPSDLDMMKEKFAKLLLGEDMSGGGKGVSSALALSNAITNLAASAFGEQKRLEPMAPDTKARWKKEIDWLLSVTDHIVEFVPSKQKAKDGSNMEIMITRQRTDLHMNVPALKKLDGMLLDCLDNFKDQNEFYYEKGPSNNEKWWIPTPKVPPNGLSEVTRKWLQYQKDSVHQVLKAAMAINAQVLTEMEIPESYIEALPKNGRASLGDAMYKSITDDFFDPDVFLQSVDLSSEHKIVDLKNKIEQSVVIWERKMNAKDNKSAWGSAVSMEKREIIEDRAETILLILKHRFPGIPQSDLDISKIQYNRNVGHAILESYSRIIESLAFTVLSRIDDVMLIDSQARGGDEEDAKTTLLDFMDWEPDTKNADADANANGNGDAPPPVKATTIITNKRFLDKLETLSGLKSPSSRH, encoded by the exons atggTGCGCGCGCTAGAGGAGGAGAAGGAGCATTTGCGAGCCAAGCTCGGCCAGTTTAAGGGCATGTTTGATGGGATCAGACAAACTAAGAGTTTGGTCATTGAGACTAATGGAGGACCTTCCTCGCCCAGCGATCGCCTCTCCAAGAGCCAGGCTTCGAGCCCCCAGACCGATCCTAATGACCAGCAGCAGGAACAACCCGTCCCCCCATCTTCTGATAGTGAACGGGCTGAGCCTTCCCGCCCACCTCCCAGTGACCCCCCCGCGCCTCAGCCCAGAGGGCCCCCGTCCGATCTGGACATGATGAAGGAAAAGTTTGCAAAGTTGCTTCTAGGAGAGGACATGTCTGGGGGTGGAAAAGGCGTCTCCTCGGCTTTGGCTTTGTCTAATGCTATTACAAACTTAGCAG CTTCTGCATTTGGAGAGCAAAAGAGATTGGAGCCAATGGCACCAGACACAAAGGCAAGGTGGAAAAAAGAGATTGATTGGCTCTTATCTGTCACTGATcatattgttgaatttgttcCTTCTAAACAAAAGGCTAAAGATGGTAGCAACATGGAG ATCATGATAACAAGACAGAGAACTGACCTTCACATGAATGTTCCTGCCTTAAAGAAGCTGGATGGCATGCTCCTT GATTGCCTGGACAACTTCAAGGATCAGAACGAGTTCTACTACGAGAAGGGACCTAGCAACAACGAAAAATGGTGGATCCCGACACCAAAGGTGCCTCCCAACGGCCTGTCAGAGGTTACAAGAAAATGGCTGCAGTATCAGAAGGATTCCGTGCACCAAGTTCTGAAAGCAGCGATGGCCATAAACGCGCAGGTTTTGACAGAGATGGAGATCCCAGAGAGCTACATAGAAGCTCTTCCAAAG AACGGGAGAGCAAGCCTCGGGGACGCAATGTACAAGAGCATCACGGACGACTTCTTTGACCCGGACGTGTTCCTCCAGTCGGTGGACCTGTCATCGGAGCACAAGATCGTTGACCTGAAGAACAAGATCGAGCAATCGGTGGTGATATGGGAGAGGAAGATGAATGCCAAGGACAACAAGTCTGCTTGGGGATCAGCTGTGAGCATGGAGAAGAGAGAGATCATTGAAGACAGAGCAGAGACAATCCTGCTCATTCTCAAGCATAGGTTCCCAGGAATCCCTCAATCTGATCTAGACATAAGCAAGATCCAATACAACAGAAACGTGGGGCACGCGATCCTTGAGAGCTACTCAAGAATCATCGAGAGCCTGGCCTTCACCGTGCTCTCGAGAATAGACGATGTGATGCTCATTGACTCGCAGGCTAGGGGCGGGGACGAGGAAGACGCAAAGACGACGCTGCTGGATTTCATGGACTGGGAGCCCGACACCAAGAATGCCGATGCTGATGCCAATGCCAATGGCAATGGCGATGCTCCTCCTCCCGTCAAGGCAACCACCATTATCACTAACAAGAGATTCCTAGATAAGCTTGAGACCTTGAGTGGCCTGAAAAGTCCCTCCTCGCGCCATTAG